A single genomic interval of Spirochaetota bacterium harbors:
- the flgG gene encoding flagellar basal body rod protein FlgG (makes up the distal portion of the flagellar basal body rod; Bradyrhizobium has one thick flagellum and several thin flagella; the Bradyrhizobium protein in this cluster is associated with the thick flagella), producing the protein TENPLDFAIDGDGFFMVAGPNGNTVYTRDGSFKASISDAGKKLTTSDGYPVLDDTGNEIIFDVDISKLNVSSEGELSYQDETGATVSLGQKIGLVKFQNRQG; encoded by the coding sequence ACTGAAAACCCCCTGGATTTTGCTATTGACGGAGATGGCTTTTTCATGGTGGCAGGACCTAACGGGAATACGGTTTATACCCGTGACGGCAGCTTCAAGGCCAGCATATCGGATGCAGGGAAAAAACTTACTACCTCAGACGGCTATCCTGTGCTGGATGATACCGGTAATGAAATTATTTTTGATGTGGATATATCCAAATTAAATGTTTCCAGCGAAGGAGAATTGAGCTATCAGGATGAAACAGGTGCAACCGTTTCTCTTGGACAGAAGATCGGTTTGGTGAAGTTTCAGAACCGTCAGGG